The window AGTCTTCACACTCAATTATTGAATGAGAAAAGCAGAATTCTAGAAGTACTTTAAATGTCTAGGCTAGTAAACGGAtaccaaagaaacaagaaagaaatgcaaGAGTAGCAAATCCTTTCACTGTGGAGAGCATTAGCCCTACCACACAAATACTAATACTGAGATCCTTACTGGAGAGGCTTTAAAATGTTGAGCAAGAATCCAATTATCATAAGATTTATATGTAGAATTAATATTCAAACCCAAATTTAATCCAGGCAGACTGAGAGTTAAGTCTTAGACTTGGGTTGTCTCTTAGTTGAAAGTAATCAAGAGCTTTCCGGCGGTGACGACCTCCCTATGAGAACATGCCTCTCGCAAAGGATCTCCTTCATCTCTctccagaggaggaaaagaggaaacacaagaaaaagcgCCTGGTGCAGAGCCCCAATTCCTACTTTATGGATGTGAAGTGCCCAGGATGCTATAGAATCACCACGGTCTTTAGCCATGCACAGACGGTAGTCCTGTGTGTCGGCTGCTCCACTGTCCTCTGTCAGCCTACAGGTGGGAAAGCAAGACTGACAGAAGGACGCTCCTTCAGGAGGAAGCAGCACTGAAAAGCACCGGATTCGAGATGAGTGGGAACCATCCCAATAAACAcattttggattaaaaaaaaaaaaaatgtaatcaagAACTAGTGAGAACTATGTTTAGGTCTAACATCATAGGTCTGGGTCCCATTTGAAACAGTGGGAATAATTAAAAGGTCTAAGTCAGGATGATCATGA of the Chionomys nivalis chromosome 8, mChiNiv1.1, whole genome shotgun sequence genome contains:
- the LOC130879101 gene encoding 40S ribosomal protein S27-like — its product is MPLAKDLLHLSPEEEKRKHKKKRLVQSPNSYFMDVKCPGCYRITTVFSHAQTVVLCVGCSTVLCQPTGGKARLTEGRSFRRKQH